One window of Streptomyces sp. FIT100 genomic DNA carries:
- a CDS encoding ABC transporter substrate-binding protein, producing MRITRTRTRTCTTRSRAAIGLAAAGALLALTGCGGDNDGGGGSTPDSTSGSDSAPTVRLPKLNGEKIEVAAVWTGPEQENFTKVLKEFEKRTGATVTFVPAQDPIVNFLGTKIAGGSPPDVAMLPQVGAIKETVAKKWAKPLGPEAKAELAKNYAKGWQDLGSVDGTPYGVYFKAASKSLVWYNNAVFENAGATEPKTWKEFLTTAETISASGVTPVSVGGADGWTLTDWFENVYLSQAGPEKYDQLAKHEIKWTDPSVTQALTTLAELFGKPALIAGGADGALQTEFPASVTQTFTGGDQPKGAMVFEGDFVTVNIAQTEAKIGTDAKVFPFPAVGAEPPVVTGGDAAVALTDSKGAQALLTFLASPDAAKIWAGAGGFISPNKSLDVAAYPNDIQRDIAKALIAAGDDFRFDMSDQMPQSFGGTPGKGEWKALQDFLKNPKDIAGTQARLEADAAKAYGN from the coding sequence ATGCGCATCACTCGTACTCGTACTCGCACATGCACGACTCGGAGCAGGGCCGCCATCGGGCTCGCGGCCGCCGGTGCACTCCTGGCACTCACCGGCTGCGGCGGTGACAACGATGGCGGCGGCGGAAGCACACCGGACAGCACCAGCGGCAGCGACTCCGCGCCCACCGTCCGACTGCCCAAGCTGAACGGCGAGAAGATCGAGGTCGCGGCGGTCTGGACCGGCCCCGAGCAGGAGAACTTCACCAAGGTCCTCAAGGAGTTCGAGAAGCGCACCGGCGCGACCGTCACCTTCGTCCCGGCGCAGGACCCGATCGTCAACTTCCTCGGCACGAAGATCGCCGGCGGCAGCCCGCCCGATGTCGCGATGCTGCCGCAGGTGGGCGCGATCAAGGAGACGGTGGCCAAGAAGTGGGCCAAGCCGCTCGGCCCGGAGGCCAAGGCGGAGCTGGCCAAGAACTACGCCAAGGGCTGGCAGGACCTCGGCTCGGTCGACGGCACCCCGTACGGCGTGTACTTCAAGGCCGCCAGCAAGTCCCTCGTCTGGTACAACAACGCGGTCTTCGAGAACGCGGGCGCCACCGAGCCCAAGACCTGGAAGGAATTCCTCACGACGGCCGAGACGATCTCCGCGTCCGGCGTCACCCCGGTCTCGGTCGGCGGCGCGGACGGCTGGACGCTCACCGACTGGTTCGAGAACGTCTATCTCTCGCAGGCCGGCCCGGAGAAGTACGACCAGCTGGCCAAGCACGAGATCAAGTGGACGGACCCGTCCGTCACGCAGGCGCTCACCACCCTCGCCGAGCTGTTCGGCAAGCCGGCCCTGATCGCGGGCGGCGCCGACGGCGCACTGCAGACGGAGTTCCCCGCGTCCGTCACCCAGACCTTCACCGGCGGCGACCAGCCCAAGGGCGCGATGGTCTTCGAGGGCGACTTCGTCACCGTCAACATCGCGCAGACCGAGGCGAAGATCGGCACGGACGCGAAGGTCTTCCCCTTCCCGGCGGTCGGCGCCGAGCCCCCGGTGGTCACCGGCGGGGACGCCGCCGTCGCGCTGACCGACTCCAAGGGCGCCCAGGCCCTGCTGACGTTCCTGGCCTCGCCCGACGCGGCGAAGATCTGGGCCGGGGCCGGCGGCTTCATCTCCCCGAACAAGTCCCTTGACGTGGCCGCGTATCCGAACGACATCCAGCGTGACATCGCCAAGGCGCTGATCGCCGCGGGCGACGACTTCCGCTTCGACATGTCGGACCAGATGCCGCAGTCGTTCGGCGGTACGCCCGGCAAGGGCGAGTGGAAGGCGCTCCAGGACTTCCTCAAGAACCCGAAGGACATCGCGGGCACGCAGGCACGGCTGGAGGCCGACGCGGCCAAGGCGTACGGGAACTGA
- a CDS encoding carbohydrate ABC transporter permease, with product MTAPEAPSRVPEGEGGTAHGRRGRSVTGTRRLAAAGFLLPALVLLGALVVYPIGYSLYRSFFDKSGDGFAGLGNYVEIFTDDTILTAVKNNAVWVLVAPAVATALGLVFAVLTERVRWGTAFKLVVFMPMAISMLAAGIIFRLVYEQDPERGVANAVWVGVHDTFAESAGFPKAHPLPAHPLRTAGGGAFVTKEPVTAGTAVRLPLVGVAPAKMPGDAVPAKAPAADPGRINGTAWLDFTRGGGGKPNTIDTKELGLKGIKVEAVKDGKVVATATAAADGTFSLPAEAEGSLLRLPASNFREPYNGVDWLGPSLVTPAIIGSYVWMWAGFAMVLIAAGLAAVPRELLEAARVDGANEWQVFRKVTVPLLAPVLAVVLVTLMINVLKIFDLVFIIAPGSAQDDANVLALQLYRSSFGTDADLGVGSAIAVLLLLLVIPVMLFNIRRMRRETRR from the coding sequence ATGACGGCCCCCGAAGCCCCGTCCCGGGTACCGGAGGGCGAGGGCGGAACCGCGCACGGGCGACGCGGCAGGAGCGTGACCGGCACCCGTCGGCTCGCCGCCGCCGGCTTTCTGCTGCCGGCGCTCGTGCTGCTCGGCGCGCTCGTGGTCTACCCGATCGGCTACTCGCTCTACCGGTCCTTCTTCGACAAGTCCGGCGACGGCTTCGCCGGGCTCGGCAACTACGTCGAGATCTTCACCGACGACACCATCCTCACGGCCGTCAAGAACAACGCGGTGTGGGTGCTCGTCGCCCCGGCCGTCGCGACCGCCCTCGGCCTGGTCTTCGCCGTACTCACCGAACGGGTCCGCTGGGGCACGGCGTTCAAACTCGTCGTCTTCATGCCCATGGCCATCTCCATGCTCGCCGCGGGCATCATCTTCCGCCTCGTGTACGAGCAGGACCCCGAGCGCGGCGTCGCCAACGCGGTCTGGGTCGGGGTCCACGACACCTTCGCCGAGTCGGCCGGCTTCCCCAAGGCGCATCCGCTGCCCGCCCACCCGCTGCGCACGGCGGGCGGCGGGGCCTTCGTCACCAAGGAGCCGGTCACCGCGGGGACGGCGGTCCGGCTGCCGCTCGTCGGGGTCGCGCCCGCCAAGATGCCGGGGGACGCGGTACCCGCGAAGGCCCCGGCGGCGGACCCCGGCAGGATCAACGGCACGGCCTGGCTGGACTTCACCCGCGGCGGCGGCGGGAAACCCAACACCATCGACACCAAGGAGCTGGGCCTCAAGGGCATCAAGGTCGAGGCGGTGAAGGACGGCAAGGTCGTCGCCACGGCCACGGCGGCGGCCGACGGCACCTTCTCGCTCCCCGCCGAGGCGGAGGGCTCACTGCTCCGGCTGCCCGCGAGCAACTTCCGCGAGCCGTACAACGGAGTCGACTGGCTCGGCCCCTCGCTCGTGACACCGGCCATCATCGGCAGTTACGTCTGGATGTGGGCGGGCTTCGCGATGGTGCTGATCGCCGCCGGCCTCGCGGCCGTGCCACGCGAACTGCTGGAGGCCGCCCGGGTGGACGGGGCGAACGAGTGGCAGGTCTTCCGCAAGGTGACCGTCCCGCTCCTCGCGCCGGTCCTCGCGGTCGTCCTGGTCACCCTGATGATCAACGTCCTGAAGATCTTCGACCTGGTCTTCATCATCGCGCCCGGCTCGGCACAGGACGACGCGAACGTCCTGGCGCTCCAGCTCTACCGCTCGTCGTTCGGCACCGACGCGGATCTCGGCGTGGGCAGCGCCATCGCCGTACTGCTGTTGCTGCTGGTGATCCCGGTGATGCTGTTCAACATCCGGCGGATGCGAAGGGAGACGCGCCGATGA
- a CDS encoding carbohydrate ABC transporter permease: MSADSAVKARASLASRIAARTGGGAMRVLLVLVGLFWLMPTVGLLLSSLRSPADITASGWWEVFTAPAQLTTENYTRLLQNDTITGSLVSTVLITVPATVLVVVIGSLAGYAFAWMEFPGRDWWFLVVVGLLVVPVQVALVPVSKLFGEIGIFETTAGVVLFHVAFGLPFAIFLLRNFFAEIPRELLEAARLDGAGEIRLFTRVVMPLGAPAIASLGIFQFLWVWNDMLVALIFADSDSPPITVALQQQVRQFGNNIDVLAPGAFVSMVIPLAVFFAFQRQFVSGVMAGAVK; this comes from the coding sequence ATGAGCGCCGACAGCGCCGTTAAGGCGAGGGCGTCGCTCGCCTCGCGCATCGCCGCCCGTACCGGCGGCGGGGCCATGCGGGTCCTCCTCGTCCTGGTCGGGCTGTTCTGGCTGATGCCGACCGTCGGACTGCTGCTCTCCTCGCTCCGCTCGCCCGCGGACATCACCGCGAGCGGCTGGTGGGAGGTGTTCACCGCCCCCGCGCAGCTCACCACCGAGAACTACACCCGGCTGCTGCAGAACGACACCATCACCGGCTCGCTCGTCTCCACGGTCCTGATCACCGTCCCGGCCACGGTCCTGGTCGTCGTGATCGGCTCGCTCGCCGGATACGCCTTCGCGTGGATGGAGTTCCCGGGCCGCGACTGGTGGTTCCTGGTGGTCGTCGGGCTGCTCGTCGTCCCCGTACAGGTGGCCCTCGTGCCGGTGTCGAAGCTCTTCGGCGAGATCGGGATCTTCGAGACGACGGCCGGGGTCGTGCTCTTCCACGTCGCCTTCGGTCTCCCCTTCGCGATCTTCCTGCTGCGCAACTTCTTCGCGGAGATCCCGAGGGAGCTGCTGGAGGCGGCCCGGCTCGACGGGGCGGGCGAGATCCGGCTGTTCACCAGGGTCGTGATGCCGCTCGGCGCGCCCGCGATCGCCTCGCTCGGCATCTTCCAGTTCCTCTGGGTCTGGAACGACATGCTGGTCGCGCTGATCTTCGCGGACTCGGACTCCCCGCCGATCACGGTCGCACTCCAGCAGCAGGTACGGCAGTTCGGCAACAACATCGATGTGCTCGCGCCCGGCGCGTTCGTCTCGATGGTGATTCCGCTCGCCGTGTTCTTCGCGTTCCAGCGGCAGTTCGTGTCCGGGGTGATGGCGGGCGCGGTCAAGTAG
- a CDS encoding glycosyltransferase family A protein: MSASGTTGTPDVTVVLSARGPEPRLTRSLDSLAGQTLELDRIEVLLVGDGPAGDSPVGDSLAGGGLVGDGPAGDEAFRDACAAEQLERFSASHPATVGAAVARARGRYLLFLRSGDFLGREALTRLVDAADIHGSDVVYAKTAGATGALFARTGHRVPHDASGLPWELSGTKLFRREPVERHGLRFADEIPAAFAVQAFTLEALFRARGISVLADYDYCFASRASNTDTDTDPAPGIEDLLRGTAAAMAVTARFTEPGRLRDGFHHRHFARELDPLTGPALLDVAEPVRRRVFAGLRRLVTDHLSDAVLTRLPPGLRLRLSYVRAGDLPGLVSVVRYEAGHGVPPLRTDLVSAGWRRTGPARHTLVLTARSPLPGLGALAEAPVRLTGTRPGAGRIVLRPAPDGCGTEIEVRIPADAFPPGRTRFGLRTALLGTEHQATVPAGAPPRRAHGLRGLRPYRLHVAADGTRGLVVAVAPLGRRQQPRSAPAT, from the coding sequence ATGAGCGCATCGGGCACCACCGGCACACCCGACGTCACCGTCGTCCTCTCGGCCCGCGGGCCGGAGCCGCGCCTCACCCGGTCCCTCGACTCGCTCGCCGGGCAGACACTCGAGCTGGACCGCATCGAGGTCCTCCTCGTCGGCGACGGCCCCGCCGGTGACAGCCCGGTCGGCGACAGCTTGGCCGGCGGGGGCCTGGTCGGTGACGGTCCGGCCGGCGACGAGGCGTTCCGGGACGCCTGCGCCGCCGAGCAGCTGGAACGGTTCTCCGCCAGCCATCCTGCCACCGTCGGCGCGGCCGTCGCCCGTGCCCGCGGGCGCTATCTCCTCTTCCTCCGCTCCGGCGACTTCCTCGGCCGCGAGGCACTCACCCGACTCGTCGACGCGGCCGACATCCACGGCTCCGACGTCGTCTACGCCAAGACCGCCGGTGCGACCGGCGCGCTCTTCGCTCGCACCGGACACCGCGTCCCCCACGACGCCTCCGGGCTGCCCTGGGAGCTGTCCGGCACCAAGTTGTTCCGCCGGGAGCCGGTCGAACGGCACGGGCTGCGCTTCGCCGACGAAATCCCGGCCGCCTTCGCGGTACAGGCGTTCACGCTCGAAGCGCTGTTCCGGGCCCGGGGCATCTCCGTACTGGCCGACTACGACTACTGCTTCGCCTCCCGCGCGAGCAACACCGACACCGACACCGACCCGGCCCCCGGAATCGAGGACCTGCTGCGCGGCACCGCCGCGGCGATGGCCGTCACCGCCCGCTTCACCGAGCCCGGTCGGCTCCGCGACGGCTTCCACCACCGCCACTTCGCCCGGGAGCTGGACCCGTTGACCGGCCCCGCCCTCCTGGACGTGGCCGAGCCGGTCCGCCGCAGGGTCTTCGCCGGGCTGCGCAGGCTGGTCACGGACCACCTCAGCGACGCGGTGCTGACCAGGCTGCCGCCGGGACTACGGCTGCGCCTGTCGTACGTACGCGCGGGAGACCTGCCGGGTCTGGTCTCGGTCGTCCGGTACGAGGCCGGGCACGGCGTGCCGCCCCTGCGTACCGACCTCGTCTCCGCCGGCTGGCGGCGCACCGGGCCCGCCCGCCACACCCTCGTCCTCACCGCCCGCAGCCCGCTGCCCGGCCTCGGCGCGCTCGCCGAGGCCCCGGTCCGGCTCACCGGCACCCGGCCGGGCGCAGGCCGGATCGTGCTGCGGCCGGCGCCCGACGGCTGCGGTACGGAGATCGAGGTACGAATCCCCGCCGACGCGTTCCCGCCCGGCCGCACCCGCTTCGGCCTGCGCACCGCCCTCCTCGGCACCGAGCACCAGGCCACCGTCCCCGCCGGAGCCCCGCCCCGGCGGGCCCACGGCCTGCGTGGCCTGCGCCCGTACCGGCTGCACGTCGCCGCGGACGGCACCCGCGGACTCGTCGTCGCCGTCGCCCCGCTGGGCCGCCGGCAGCAGCCCCGCAGCGCCCCGGCTACTTGA
- a CDS encoding TetR/AcrR family transcriptional regulator, protein MTTDPGTPRRAPAGAAVLREDVTEAIRAAVFEELAAVGFARMSIEGIARRAGVGKTAVYRRWKSKLSLVLDLLAAFAVQGLPAPATGSLYGDVRALLEVASHALRHPVASQVIPDLLVESARHPEISDAIKAALLDSQQGVAALVIRDAVARGELPESADPDRALDLIIGPLYWRLVVVRSDLPKGYLDELAASAVAGLTRG, encoded by the coding sequence ATGACCACGGACCCGGGAACCCCACGACGCGCCCCCGCGGGAGCCGCAGTGCTCCGGGAGGACGTGACCGAAGCCATCCGCGCCGCCGTCTTCGAGGAACTGGCCGCGGTCGGCTTCGCCCGCATGTCGATCGAGGGCATCGCGCGGCGGGCGGGCGTCGGCAAGACCGCGGTCTACCGGCGCTGGAAGTCCAAGCTGTCGCTCGTGCTCGACCTGCTGGCGGCCTTCGCCGTACAAGGGCTGCCGGCGCCGGCGACGGGTTCGCTGTACGGGGACGTCCGCGCGCTCCTCGAAGTGGCCTCGCACGCCCTGCGCCATCCGGTCGCCTCCCAGGTGATCCCCGACCTGCTGGTCGAGTCCGCCCGCCACCCGGAGATCTCCGACGCGATCAAGGCGGCCCTGCTCGACAGCCAGCAGGGCGTGGCCGCGCTGGTGATCCGCGACGCCGTCGCCCGCGGTGAACTCCCCGAGTCGGCGGACCCGGACCGCGCGCTGGACCTGATCATCGGGCCGCTCTACTGGCGGCTGGTCGTGGTGCGCAGCGATCTGCCGAAGGGGTACCTGGACGAACTGGCGGCGTCGGCGGTGGCGGGGCTGACGCGCGGCTGA
- a CDS encoding ABC transporter permease, with product MSASVSSQTITRPAPPAQRENLSELAARHGLTVSGARPPLGAYIRQLWSRRHFIAAFATARLTAQYSQAKLGQLWQLMTPLLNAAVYYLIFGVLLQTSHHVPDFVPFLVTGVFIWTFTANSVMAGTKAISGNIGLVRALHFPRAALPIALALQQLQQLLFSMGALLLIVMAFGQFPTASWPLAVPALLLQTVFNTGLSMAMARIAAHTPDVSQLMPFLLRTWMYASGVMFSISTVLKGRDLPDWVTVALQCNPAAVYIDLMRFALIDSFTSAQLPAHVWAVALGWAVLFGVGGFVYFWKAEEQYGRG from the coding sequence ATGAGCGCGAGCGTGAGCAGCCAGACGATCACCAGGCCGGCGCCACCGGCCCAGCGGGAGAACCTCAGCGAGCTGGCCGCCCGGCACGGGCTGACGGTCAGCGGGGCCCGCCCCCCGCTCGGCGCGTACATCAGGCAGCTCTGGTCGCGCCGCCACTTCATCGCCGCGTTCGCCACGGCCCGGCTCACAGCGCAGTACAGCCAGGCGAAGCTCGGCCAGCTGTGGCAGCTGATGACCCCGCTGCTCAACGCCGCCGTCTACTACCTCATCTTCGGGGTTCTGCTCCAGACCAGCCACCATGTCCCGGACTTCGTGCCGTTCCTGGTCACCGGCGTCTTCATCTGGACCTTCACGGCCAACTCGGTGATGGCGGGGACCAAGGCCATCTCCGGGAACATCGGGCTCGTCCGGGCACTGCACTTCCCGCGCGCCGCGCTTCCCATCGCGCTCGCCCTGCAACAGCTTCAGCAGCTCCTCTTCTCCATGGGGGCGCTGCTCCTGATCGTGATGGCCTTCGGGCAGTTCCCGACGGCGTCATGGCCGCTCGCCGTCCCGGCACTGCTGCTCCAGACCGTCTTCAACACCGGCCTGTCGATGGCCATGGCCCGTATCGCCGCCCACACACCCGACGTCTCGCAGCTGATGCCGTTCCTGCTGCGCACGTGGATGTACGCCTCCGGGGTGATGTTCAGCATCTCGACGGTCCTCAAGGGCCGGGACCTGCCGGACTGGGTGACCGTGGCCCTCCAGTGCAACCCGGCCGCCGTCTACATCGACCTGATGCGCTTCGCGCTCATCGACAGCTTCACCTCGGCCCAACTCCCGGCGCATGTCTGGGCGGTCGCCCTCGGCTGGGCCGTGCTCTTCGGAGTGGGCGGATTCGTGTACTTCTGGAAGGCAGAGGAGCAGTACGGCCGTGGCTGA
- a CDS encoding ABC transporter ATP-binding protein, producing the protein MQGTRDEQSARSAEPTVVVDGVHITYQVNGAKTGRGAATAALSRILSRRKDKRGGGREVHAVKGVSFAAHKGEAIGLIGSNGSGKSTLLKAIAGLLPTAEGRIYTQGQPSLLGVNAALMADLTGERNVILGGLAMGMTRQEIRDRYQEIVDFSGINEKDDFISLPMRTYSSGMGARLRFSIAAAKSHDVLLIDEALATGDAKFQRRSQERIAELRKEAGTVFLVSHSNSTITSTCDRALWLESGTLRMDGPAKEVVAAYESFTKKK; encoded by the coding sequence ATGCAGGGCACGCGGGACGAGCAGAGCGCGCGGAGCGCGGAGCCCACCGTCGTCGTCGACGGCGTCCACATCACGTACCAGGTCAACGGCGCCAAGACCGGTCGCGGCGCCGCGACCGCCGCGCTGAGCCGGATACTGTCCCGCCGCAAGGACAAGCGCGGCGGGGGCCGCGAGGTCCACGCCGTCAAGGGCGTCAGCTTCGCCGCGCACAAGGGCGAGGCGATCGGCCTGATCGGCTCCAACGGCTCGGGCAAGTCCACGCTGCTGAAGGCGATCGCGGGCCTGCTGCCGACGGCCGAGGGCCGGATCTACACCCAGGGGCAGCCCTCCCTCCTCGGCGTGAACGCCGCCCTCATGGCCGACCTGACGGGCGAGCGCAACGTCATCCTCGGCGGGCTCGCGATGGGCATGACGCGCCAGGAGATCCGCGATCGCTACCAGGAGATCGTCGACTTCTCCGGCATCAACGAGAAGGACGACTTCATCTCCCTCCCGATGCGGACGTACTCCTCCGGCATGGGCGCCCGGCTGCGCTTCTCGATCGCCGCCGCCAAGAGCCATGACGTCCTGCTGATCGACGAGGCGCTGGCGACGGGCGACGCCAAGTTCCAGCGCCGCAGCCAGGAGCGGATCGCCGAACTCCGCAAGGAGGCCGGAACGGTCTTCCTGGTCAGCCACAGCAACTCCACGATCACATCGACGTGCGACCGGGCGCTCTGGCTGGAGTCCGGGACGCTGCGGATGGACGGCCCGGCGAAGGAGGTCGTCGCGGCGTACGAGTCCTTCACCAAGAAGAAATAG
- a CDS encoding glycosyltransferase 87 family protein, giving the protein MTTHQAPQQTPLPLLSRSDATATHRHRTLAAVWAVTRLGMLVLLVRDDLGVGGVSREVYVLYAGWYEQLARGVFPYGDTTWQYPPGAAAVFLSPGLLPWLSYFQAFVALALLADAAVALALARAGGRDAGTAGAWLWTCGLPLLLHIPLARYDVQTTALAVLALLALLRPRPRPRLGGALAGLGATVKLWPLLTLLGTPRGRPTRAAWTSAAAAAAALLAGLALGFPHTLDFLRQQGDRGVQIESLGGTALHLARLAGLPYHVEYRYGAFEFLGPQVPAVARLSLLLTAAAFGWLLLWRVHARRWTPATPCDAALCAVLLFTVTSRVISPQYLIWLLGLAAVCLTTRRTTQRPAALLLLPAAALSSLGYPLLYEDVIASTPAGCTVLVLRNGLLLAAAWLSCRGLWRATTAASNT; this is encoded by the coding sequence ATGACGACCCATCAGGCACCCCAGCAGACGCCCCTCCCCCTCCTCTCCCGCTCGGACGCCACCGCCACCCACCGGCACCGCACTCTCGCCGCCGTCTGGGCGGTCACCCGGCTCGGGATGCTCGTCCTCCTCGTACGCGACGACCTCGGCGTCGGCGGCGTCTCCCGCGAGGTGTACGTCCTCTACGCCGGCTGGTACGAGCAGCTCGCCCGCGGGGTCTTCCCGTACGGCGACACCACGTGGCAGTACCCCCCGGGGGCGGCAGCGGTGTTCCTCTCCCCCGGACTCCTCCCCTGGCTCAGCTACTTCCAGGCGTTCGTCGCCCTGGCGCTGCTGGCCGACGCGGCCGTCGCCCTCGCCCTCGCCCGGGCCGGCGGCCGCGACGCCGGGACCGCCGGGGCCTGGCTGTGGACCTGCGGCCTCCCCCTCCTCCTCCACATCCCGCTGGCCCGTTACGACGTCCAGACCACCGCGCTCGCCGTGCTCGCCCTCCTCGCCCTGCTGCGTCCACGTCCCCGCCCCCGCCTCGGCGGCGCGCTCGCCGGACTCGGCGCGACGGTCAAGCTGTGGCCGCTGCTCACCCTGCTGGGCACCCCCCGCGGGCGCCCCACCCGCGCCGCCTGGACCTCGGCGGCCGCGGCCGCCGCCGCCCTGCTCGCCGGCCTCGCCCTGGGCTTCCCGCACACCCTGGACTTCCTGCGGCAGCAGGGCGACCGCGGCGTGCAGATCGAGTCCCTCGGCGGCACCGCCCTCCATCTGGCCCGGCTCGCCGGCCTGCCGTACCACGTCGAATACCGTTACGGAGCCTTCGAGTTCCTCGGCCCGCAGGTGCCGGCCGTGGCCCGGCTGTCGCTGCTGCTGACCGCCGCCGCCTTCGGCTGGCTGCTGCTGTGGCGGGTGCACGCGAGGCGCTGGACCCCGGCGACCCCTTGCGACGCGGCGCTGTGCGCCGTGCTCCTCTTCACCGTCACCAGCCGCGTCATCAGCCCGCAGTACCTGATCTGGCTGCTCGGCCTGGCCGCGGTCTGCCTCACCACCCGCCGCACCACCCAGCGCCCGGCCGCGCTGCTGCTCCTGCCCGCGGCGGCGCTCAGCTCCCTCGGCTATCCGCTGCTCTACGAGGACGTCATCGCGAGCACCCCGGCCGGCTGCACCGTGCTCGTCCTGCGCAACGGTCTGCTGCTGGCGGCAGCCTGGCTCTCCTGCCGCGGACTGTGGCGGGCGACGACCGCCGCGTCAAACACCTGA